The Chitinibacter bivalviorum genomic interval ATTCAGACGTAAGAAATAGAACCCATGAGTATTTAGCGAAATTGTACGATCCTACGGAAGGTGATTATAGGGCAAAACTTAATTTAGAATTTCGTACGCTGATTGACAAAATTATCATTAATGGGAATGAAAAAACGGCTCAAGTAATCTTAAAACGTAACCCAAACATGAAGAAACAAATAATCCTAAATCTAGAAAAAGGCAGGCATCGCCAGCCTATACTTAATTATCAGCTAGATGGCACAATTAAATTACAATATTCAGTAATGACGTTTGATGATCCCGTCTATGGAGTTCGCTCTTTAATGGATATTGTTTGACGCAACGAACATCCCCCCTGTTTGAGGGGGGATGCCGATAGATAAAATCTATAAAAATCAAAATCAAACGATCACATAGATATGCTAAGAGAATCTACTGTCCTAATATTGTATAGCCAAGATTTTTATTAATTCATAATGCTTGAGCAAATTTATTTTTAGATAACCATATATTATGAATTCTCACCCGAGCCTAATCAATTCTATAGTATATTATACCCCCGCAGTGCTCATGCCTAATGCCACCAACGTTGGCAACCTGTAAGTACAGTCTAAGTGTTTGAAGTGGCACACGGCAAACACGGGGTTTTACGAGAAAAAGTTTTCGAGTAAAACCAATACAAAACCGCATCCAAGAAAAAAATAAGGGGTGAGGTCTATTGAATTAAGGTGAGAAATAAATAAGGCTTTAACTTAATATATATTTTTTCTATAAAAAAAGCCGTGTAATCAGTGTAAGTGATATTTAACGAGGGTTGCACCCGTGTAAGTGCTGTATCTAACAGTGTGAAAACTGTGTGATGGGCTGATAGCTTAAACAACCATCTCTTCATTAAAAAAGACATGCTTTCGTTGGTTAAATGCCCGTACATAAAATATCAGTTACATTATTAACCTTGGTTGCCAATCGCTAGTCAGTCCGTTGATTTGTAGAATAGTATATTACATCATGTTGCATGATTAAATACATTAAATGAAACCATTGAGAACATTAGATTTAATTTATGTGCCAATAACTACGCCTGTTAGTGCTGCAAAAATTGGAATCCACCAGCGCCTATCGGCACGATGCGACATAGCTTGGGTTTACAACTTAATTGCAATTTCAATAAGTGCAGTTACTTGTTCAGATGCTCGGGGATAGATCTTACAACTTAGTTGCTATGAGCCGTTATCATCAATTGCATCTAAAATAACCTTAGCAATGCCGTTATCCTTTATGGCATCTACATAATGTTTAACCTTTGCCATTTCAGCTGCATTAGTTATTTTTATACTTTCGTGTAATCCAAGTGATTGAATCCGATCGCTAGCCCGACCTTCACTTAATTTCATAAGTAGTGCACACAAAGCGTAAGATAGGTATATATTTTCTTTAAACCGCTCGTTTCCGACAGTAAATAGGAATGCAGCATGCTCAAATGCATCACAATTATCATGCTCCATTGCACGTATTAAATAGGTTATTGATTTTTCGGTATCCGCTTTATCTTTATATGCATTGTAATGAATATGTGAAATGTCATGCCCACAACCACAACCATATAATACACTTAAATAATATTCTGCTTCTCCATCTTGGGCTGATGTAGCTCGCAGTAACCACTCCTCTGCTAAATCAAAATCAATGCAGGAAAATATTTCAAGTAAAAATATTATACCGAGCGTAAGTTGGGCATGAGGATTGCCTTCTTTAGCAGAGTCTCCCACCCAATGAGCAAGAATATCATTAGCTGGCCTTTCGTTATAATATTTAGTAAAATGTTCACGGCTAATATCTAATTCCACAGCAGCTGGAATATGTCCCCATAATGCGGCATTCAAAAAATACCTAGAAGCTAAACCACGATCATAATGTTCATATGCTTTGTTATTGAAAATTAGTCCCAAGTAGTGATTTGACAAACAAATTAAATTTGTATCATTGGACAACCTAGAGCGTTTGAAGTGATACACAGCGTCGTTTAGATAATTATCTATATAGTATACTTCGCCTAGGATCCCATCCGCTTTTAAATTTCCGCGAGTAGTCAGCTTGTTTAGTTTTTTAATTGCAGTTATTTTATCTCCATTTTCAAGAAGACAAATGCAATTCTCTATATCATCAGAGCTATATCTACGACTAAAAAATTTTGAATAAATGTAACTCAACATTTAAATCTAATCCAAGTAATTTATTTTCTTAAAAAATTTAAAATATAAAAATAATTATTATTTCAGGTCGCCTCTTGACTTCTATTGTCTTAAAGTGGGCTAAATGGCGCTACTTTGAATAGTGCTAATTCTAATATATCTAATGCATGAGTGATAGGCTATAAGTTACAACTACAGCAGCACTATTCTGGCAATCGAGTAGTTTCAAGTCTTAGTTAAGTAATTCAATATTGGCAAGTTTGAAACCTCTAGGAGCTTTACCAGATATACGTTTTTGATAAGGAGATATAAAGAGTGTTGCCAATTTTTCACCGTTAGGGTGTGATATTTCATAAGCATCTACAGGATGGGGGGATGCATCAGAGCCAAATGAACCAACGCGTTCATAAACAATCTTGGTTCCGTCAGGTGTACGAAGGCAACCTAGATATGCAGTACTACCAAAAATTGTCTTGCAAGGAATCGGATTAGAAGGTGTTACGCCAAATTCGCCTTGACCGTTTGGCAGCTCATCAGCATCAACCCCATCCTCGCACATAAGGCTCATTGCTTCGAATAGCTCTTTTTGCTGCTGAAATACGGGGTCTTCATTTAGTGCATCCCATGCTGTTTTTGGTTTCTTACGGAAGATATCGAACAAACCCATACAACATCCTTTAGTCAGTTAATTTCAAATATACTTACACAGGTTTATCTTTTTATTTGTCATGCCTGACCTACTCTCTAGGGTCAAGCTAGATAAAAACAGCAAGCATGGATGATTAGTTTACACCGATGTGTTAAATGCTAACACCAACCTTCGCTTACCAGTGGCGAAATTGGTAAGAGAGCTAAGTACATTTCATTTACTTAGCTCAAACTTGAACAAGAATTCAAAATAAGTTTCGCGATATCAAATCGCGTTGAGTCTGATCCAATAATTTTTGCTTAAAAATAGCTAGCATGGATGTGCGAATTTCTAGAATTAAAATGGAATTGCGCATGGATCCAGCTGCATCAAATTGACACGCCTTCGCCTCCTGTCGCAATAATTACTTCCATTGCTCCATGCATCACCTTTGATGATTCGGTTGGTGCTTTCGGTAAATTCAGCGCCACTTTCTTTAAAATATGCCGCAATTCTTGACCAAAACTCTTTCTGCGAGACTGGGCTATTTCCGTTTGCTTTGCACCAACCGATGTAAGATCTATCAAATTTCTGATTAGCTTCATAGTGCCCTTCATCGTTCAAGAATTTTTCATCGCACTTGTAGAAGCCTTGCTTCCATTCATACCTCATAGGTGATCGCATACTAACAATTAACCCTGTGTCTTTAATCCATGATCTGACACTGTCTGTGCTAGTTTTTGCTTCCTCAATAGCATCATGAACTGCTTTAGGTACGATGAATTGCCCTCTCTTGATTAACTGAATCAGGCCTTCAATTGCCCAATTCAATACTACATTCAGCTCGTTTGTAATAATATTTTTTGCTAACAATGGATCTGGTTTTTCAATTTTGGCATTGAAAGGGATGATCTGTTGCCTTCTCCAAAATCCATTCGACTGATCCTTCACCTTTGGGAAATGGTTCGCGCAAACAATGAATTTTCGATGCGATGCATACGAAACTGGATCTTTATACAAAATCTTTACCTCTACAACACCACCTGATATGAGCATTTTCAATTTTTGTTCATTAATGCCACTTTTTGGAACTTCGTCCGAGAAGCACAAACTTGCACCGATGACATTTGGTAAATGCTGCGGATCCAATCTATCCAATTCGAGTGCACATGTTTTTTGGTGTAACTGGCAAACAATATCGAGTAGTGTTGACTTGCCATTTTTTCCTGATCCTAACCAAAGCTGCATAACTTGATAATTGAGCTTGCTTTGTAAGGAATAGCCGATGTACTCCTGCACCAACTGCCTGATCTCAGTATCAGGTAAAATCTGCTCGATGAACTTCTGAAATTTACTACCTTCAAAGTTACGCTTCTCATCGAAGTCGCAATTAATCGCATAAGTCATTGCACGGTTTTTGTCTGGTGGCATTAGGGATTTAACGCCCATTGCATCGCCTTCGCAGCCAACAGCAATATATTGAGTCTCAGTTGGGATGCATGCGTCCGTTATTTGAGATATCGGTAGCTTTGGTAGGAATGCCCTTAATAGGGCTGTACATGCTCGTGCTTTATTTGCCGTAGCTTTATCTCGAAAATTTTCAATTAAGAAGTTCAATGCTGCATTTTCAAGATTGAGTTGAGTTTGAGCCTGATAATGGCTTCCTGTCCATTTATATACGACTCCACCTGTAGTGTAATACTCGCTCTCCTTTAGCGTTTTAGCAAACTGCAAGTCAATTGATTCTCTGGTAACTTTATTTTTCATAATATATATCTCCTTGTGGTTTAATTATTGTTCGATATTCATTTAAATTCTTAATGGTTGCATCTTATCTAATTACTGCATCCATTCTTACTTATTGCTCGTGTTTCATAAATCTTGTAAAAAACAATTTTGGCGGCAAGATCAATTGCTCTCTAAACGATTTGTCCGCCGTTGCTGTGCGAGTTTTAACTAATTCGGATTTTTGTTCTTTGAGCAAATGGAAGCCGGGCAATTTACCGATTCTATCAAGTATGAATTGCATTTTGCTCTTGCTGTGCTGGTGAGACTTAATCGTATTGACTAATAGTCCATAGGTTTTTTCATTCAATTGCCAGCTATAGCTGTATTTATTATCAGATGACCTATAATATTTTCTAAGTTCATACCTGCCGAACGCATTTAGTCTTTTAATTGGATATAGAAACTCCTCCTTCCATATACCAATTTCTTTGTTGCCACCACTAACCAATATTATCCATTTTGCTTTTGGCATATTGGCGGTCTTAACGAATGCCAGCCATGTGCCAGCAATTCCTAATTTCTTATTTCTGCATTTTTGTACATGACTGGCACAGCAGCTAAATTTTTCATGCATCTTGATCATGAACGCATTAATTTTTTCTTCGTCTATTTCGCCCTCTATAAAATGTGAATAACCTCTTGATGCCTGTAGTTGAATTGCTTGCAAGAATACGGCTACTGATCTGAATATTTTTGGCTGATATGTGGTTTTTTGCTCCATGTGACTCCTCCTTATTTGATGAAAATTAGTATATGTGTGATTTCACCAAATAATCGAACTCACGCATAAAAATAATGCGAAATTTCACAACTGATAAGAACACCATAATAATGTTACATAGAATCAGGAGATTGAATTTCATTGTCTATACTATTTGCCACTAAATGAAAGCTAACATCGAAGTAAATCCTGATTTGCCAAATCGGGATTAAGTAATTGACTTAGCCAGTCAATGAAAATTCTCTTGCCGAAGCGTAGTGCATCTAATAGTGCTCGCTACGCTACGACCGGCGCTGGACGGCTGAAATGCTGTCTTTCGACCGAATACACATGAATGTTGGGCGACGAGGAAACGGCTGCTCTGGTGACAGATGCAGACCTGATAAGGTATGAAACTCCGTGAAGTCGGAGCTGTGGGGCCTTGGGAAACTGGGCAACGCATGCGGCACGTGTGGGCTGATGAGCTGCGAGTAATCGTAGAGGGTTCGGAGGTGAAAACTGGAAGAATCGGCACTTCGAGAAATTGAAGGTCTCTGGATAGCTTAAGCATGAAGTTGCACCCTTCGAGGGTGCATTGCCGAGACTATGATTGCGTTTAAGGAAATGGTGTTGAAGTCAACAGATGAGTAAGGGAGCCGTTCGTAACATTGGGCCTCTGAAATACGCAGAGTGTGTGAGTCACACTAATTTGTTGATGGAGCCAGACGCTAAATAGTCGCATGTAGTCTTTATCTAACTCGGGAGCCTCCTAGCTTGCGCTGGACACTGGTTGGCACCAGTGAATGCAAGAAGGAGGGGGAGAATTTTTGAGTACCGTTCATTGTGATATGAATATTGTTTGTGCAACTTTCACAAGTGCAAACAAGATACCTGCGACGCAGGATTACAACTTGGCCGTTGTAGTGGGAAAGAAAATGGCAAGAGAGAATCGATGTTCTGTTGTACGGAAAAATTGCTTGGCGGTAGTTTTTCTTAATTTGATAGCGTGGTAGCTATCAAATAGTTTGCAAGTAATGGCATGGCAACTTTAAAGCCCGAGGAATTCCTCGGGCTTTATTCAATTGTTGCGGAACATTTTGATGTACTTATTGACTCAATGGAGAAGCAAGAGAAGTAAGTGCCGCAGCGCACAGCCGTCAATCCAGCTCAAACGCAAAACTACTGCACACCAGAACTAGACCCTCTAGATTAGCTTTTTATCAACAAAGCCAACAAAAACCATCCAAATAGCTGACGCTAAGTTTGCAAATGGTTATGATTCTGCAATCAGACAATCGGTAGCAGTATTCGACGCAAATCAGCCAAAAGACAACCCGCAAACTTAATAACTATCGTGCTATGTATATAGGATAATACTACGGTATTACTTTCTACATCATGCAGCAACGTACTGCTAGGAGTAGCGTAAATCATGGAGTTAGTAAAAGGAGT includes:
- a CDS encoding sel1 repeat family protein — translated: MLSYIYSKFFSRRYSSDDIENCICLLENGDKITAIKKLNKLTTRGNLKADGILGEVYYIDNYLNDAVYHFKRSRLSNDTNLICLSNHYLGLIFNNKAYEHYDRGLASRYFLNAALWGHIPAAVELDISREHFTKYYNERPANDILAHWVGDSAKEGNPHAQLTLGIIFLLEIFSCIDFDLAEEWLLRATSAQDGEAEYYLSVLYGCGCGHDISHIHYNAYKDKADTEKSITYLIRAMEHDNCDAFEHAAFLFTVGNERFKENIYLSYALCALLMKLSEGRASDRIQSLGLHESIKITNAAEMAKVKHYVDAIKDNGIAKVILDAIDDNGS
- a CDS encoding DNA primase family protein → MKNKVTRESIDLQFAKTLKESEYYTTGGVVYKWTGSHYQAQTQLNLENAALNFLIENFRDKATANKARACTALLRAFLPKLPISQITDACIPTETQYIAVGCEGDAMGVKSLMPPDKNRAMTYAINCDFDEKRNFEGSKFQKFIEQILPDTEIRQLVQEYIGYSLQSKLNYQVMQLWLGSGKNGKSTLLDIVCQLHQKTCALELDRLDPQHLPNVIGASLCFSDEVPKSGINEQKLKMLISGGVVEVKILYKDPVSYASHRKFIVCANHFPKVKDQSNGFWRRQQIIPFNAKIEKPDPLLAKNIITNELNVVLNWAIEGLIQLIKRGQFIVPKAVHDAIEEAKTSTDSVRSWIKDTGLIVSMRSPMRYEWKQGFYKCDEKFLNDEGHYEANQKFDRSYIGWCKANGNSPVSQKEFWSRIAAYFKESGAEFTESTNRIIKGDAWSNGSNYCDRRRRRVNLMQLDPCAIPF